One genomic region from Amycolatopsis sp. FBCC-B4732 encodes:
- a CDS encoding class I adenylate-forming enzyme family protein: protein MSFFLTKVLAALDDGGDRPLFISGGVTTYHQARARLRRLHAGLGGTGVVAVDLRNRPETVLVQVAALLRGATVLLVPASAPDGERYERAGVTTVVTDRPQHWPGTDVRTLPELDGEPEPLDPPETVRLLFPTGGTTGTPKLIRHSGIYDGMAHIFAPSPDGPGRTLLVAPMTHMTGNATVLGALLRRDTVVVHDGFDAGAVLAAIQEHRIDTLSLTPPRLAAILDHPARPATDLSSVRSLSLGAAPLPPHRLAQALEVFGPVVGQGYGLTEAPMIASISAAELIDRPERLGSVGRIVPGMEARLTPDGEVEVRGLSMMDGYLGGPEIGPGWLRTGDLGRFDADGYLSLLDRADDVVVVGEHGTKVPTTVVEHAIATHPSITTAAVFGVPGLDGQLLHAVVVAAGEVTAEEVRAHVRAAFGREHYVPAGVDFLDALPLTEVGKVDKRALRAAFSS from the coding sequence GTGAGCTTCTTCCTGACGAAGGTCCTCGCCGCGCTCGACGACGGCGGCGACCGCCCCCTGTTCATCTCCGGCGGCGTCACGACCTACCACCAGGCCCGCGCCCGCCTCCGCCGGCTGCACGCGGGCCTCGGCGGCACCGGCGTCGTCGCGGTCGACCTCCGCAACCGCCCGGAGACGGTCCTGGTCCAGGTCGCCGCCCTGCTGCGCGGGGCGACCGTCCTGCTGGTCCCGGCGTCCGCACCGGACGGCGAGCGCTACGAACGGGCGGGCGTGACCACCGTCGTCACCGACCGCCCGCAGCACTGGCCGGGCACCGACGTCCGGACGCTCCCCGAGCTCGACGGCGAGCCGGAGCCGCTCGACCCGCCGGAAACGGTCCGTCTCCTCTTCCCCACCGGCGGCACCACCGGCACCCCGAAGCTCATCCGCCACAGCGGCATCTACGACGGCATGGCGCACATCTTCGCGCCGTCGCCGGACGGCCCGGGCCGCACGCTGCTCGTCGCCCCGATGACGCACATGACCGGCAACGCCACCGTGCTCGGCGCGCTGCTGCGGCGCGACACCGTCGTGGTGCACGACGGCTTCGACGCGGGCGCGGTCCTCGCCGCGATCCAGGAGCACCGGATCGACACGCTCTCGCTGACCCCACCGCGGCTGGCGGCGATCCTCGACCACCCCGCGCGGCCGGCCACCGACCTGAGCAGCGTCCGGTCGCTGTCGCTCGGGGCCGCCCCGCTGCCACCGCACCGGCTCGCGCAGGCGCTCGAGGTGTTCGGGCCGGTCGTCGGCCAGGGCTACGGCCTCACCGAGGCCCCGATGATCGCGAGCATCTCCGCGGCCGAGCTGATCGACCGCCCGGAGCGGCTGGGCTCGGTCGGGCGGATCGTGCCCGGCATGGAAGCCCGCCTCACCCCCGACGGCGAGGTCGAGGTCCGCGGACTGTCCATGATGGACGGTTACCTCGGCGGCCCGGAGATCGGCCCCGGCTGGCTCCGCACCGGCGACCTCGGCCGCTTCGACGCCGATGGCTACCTCTCCCTGCTCGACCGCGCGGACGACGTCGTCGTGGTCGGCGAGCACGGCACGAAGGTCCCCACGACCGTGGTGGAGCACGCCATCGCGACCCACCCGTCGATCACGACCGCGGCCGTCTTCGGCGTGCCGGGCCTGGACGGCCAGCTGCTGCACGCCGTCGTCGTCGCCGCTGGGGAGGTCACCGCCGAGGAGGTCCGGGCCCACGTGAGGGCCGCCTTCGGCCGGGAGCACTACGTTCCGGCCGGCGTGGACTTCCTCGACGCGCTGCCGCTCACGGAAGTCGGGAAGGTCGACAAACGCGCGCTGCGAGCCGCGTTCAGCTCGTGA
- a CDS encoding SsgA family sporulation/cell division regulator, with the protein MTDPHSQTSASIDFALRTFGAGPRPVPAELAYDTRDPYAVAVVLHAGPSAVRWLFGRDLLADGLLARCGDGDVRIGPAGDPALVVVELNSPDGAAVLEAPAKEIAAFLDRTYDVVPAGSESDWFDFDTELEKLSYQD; encoded by the coding sequence ATGACCGACCCGCACAGCCAGACCAGCGCCAGCATCGACTTCGCCCTGCGCACCTTCGGGGCCGGTCCGCGGCCGGTGCCCGCCGAGCTGGCCTACGACACCCGTGACCCGTACGCGGTCGCCGTGGTGCTGCACGCCGGCCCGAGCGCGGTCCGCTGGCTCTTCGGCCGCGACCTGCTGGCCGACGGCCTCCTCGCGCGCTGTGGCGACGGCGACGTCCGCATCGGGCCGGCCGGCGACCCCGCCCTCGTCGTCGTGGAGCTGAACTCCCCCGACGGCGCCGCCGTGCTCGAAGCGCCCGCGAAGGAGATCGCGGCGTTCCTCGACCGGACCTACGACGTCGTCCCGGCCGGCAGCGAAAGCGACTGGTTCGACTTCGACACCGAACTCGAAAAGCTCTCCTACCAGGACTGA